The stretch of DNA AAAGGTGTCCCTGTTTCTTCATGAAGTTGGAACAGAGGGTATATCACAGGatgatactgtgtgtgtgtgagggggaggggggtaggagGAGGGGGGATTTGCTGGTCATCTGAGTGTCCTCAGAACAGAGAGACGCCAGAAAGGCCGAAATTCGCTGCAGTGTTTGCTTATAAAACTGGTGTCATGAGACTGTGGCACACACCACGTCCCACAAGCAAGCAAGCGAGGTCCAAACAAACCAAGAGAGCTGGGCATAGGCACACGAAAacgttaccacccaaacgggagccacccgcggTGTTGGACTGGTTGAAACGGGAATGTGTTGTGATTTCGacgaatcagaacccgcggttcgttctctcccgtttgggtggcaccaaCTTTCGGTTCGTGAACTTCCGCCCTGGTAAGCAtcaaaccaaccaatcaaccgtTCACCATTTGCGCTCCTATTCGATACCACTGTTAACAGATGTTTTATTTCCATCACATTTTTATTCACCACAGAACCGATGTGACATATGCACAGAAATGTTCAAACCCTActgttaaaaacaaaagcatAGACTGAACAATGGAGAAACAATTTTTTACGGGTATAACAATACGCCTTTGAAGATGATGTGAGAAAAGTCAATTGCAAACATCAATGATACAGAAGAGATATTGCAGAGAAATCTGACAAATCGAAGGAAACAAaggtgagagatagagagagagagcgaaagagagagagagagagaaacacagagagagggagggagagggagagagtgagagagatagagtgagagacagacagacacacagacagacagacagaaagacagacagagtatcacaaccccccccccaaaaaaaaaaaatcaatgttcATACGCATCGGAATGAAAAAGAGTAACAATCCGGAAGTTTTTTTTGATGCATTCAACAGTGAATATAAATGCAACATAAATGAAGGTTGAGATTCTTATTTTATGTATATGAACATCAACCTTCGACGTCTTTTAAATCGACATTGCGTCTTCTGTCGCAGAAACAACCTTTAGAACAAATCAAgtaaatcacacaaaaaaactccCAAGACCTATCAGGTCAATAATTTCTCATGTGTTTTATGGTCTTGTCATCTCCTTTCTCGTTCAGAACCAGTTATTTTAATAGCGTAGAAATGAATCTGACAGATAGTTTGAACTACGAGGTCATCCTGACATTCTTAAAGGTCTCAAAGTCAACGTTTCTAGTGCAGGAAAGTAGAAACCTGTAGTGACGGAGAATCTCGAGCAGGAAAATTGTATTTCGTTTTTAAAGgtccatttatttatttattttatgcagcttgttatcgcgcgcatatttcaacatacggattcaaggcgcagggatttatttatgccgtgtgagatggaatttttttacacaatacatcacgcattcacatcggccagcagatcgcagccatttcggtgcatatcctacttttcacggcctattattccaagtcacacgggtattttggtggacatttttatctatgcctatacaattttgccaggaaagacccttttgtcaatcgtgggatctttaacgtgcacacccaatgtagtgtacacgaagggacctcggtttttcgtctcatccgaaagactagcacttgaacccaccacctaggttaggaaaggggggggagaaaattgctaacgccctgacccagggtcgaactcgcaacctctcgcttccgagcgcaagtgcgttaccactcggccacccagtccttttgtGCACGTACTGCAAGTAAGATCTCATTAGACAGGCGCTATGGATGTAATTATAACAAtgacaatataaaaaaattcaaatattCGTGGATTTTAGAATTAACCTCCAGGAAATTATACATTTCCCAAACGGTCAAATGCTAGCGTGTTTGCAGTGGACACAAAATCCAGATAGTATCCATAAGGTTGAATCATTTTGAAAAGACTGCTCATTTAAAAGTAGAGAAATGACTGTTAATACTATAAAACAAAGATATTTTCCAAAATATCTATCATTATATCATCAGCGTAATTTTGGTCACAGTTTGCATATAAACACCTTCATTTAAACAGAAATGCGCATGCATCAAGATTAGTAAAAACCCATTTTAAATATCTAGTTGTTTTCTTGCCAGCGACCCAGAACAGCTAGCAATTATTGACCAGTAGTTATAAATCTTCAAAAGTCAACACTGACGAAACTGAGAGCTTCTTGAACGGATAGCTTGACATTGTACCAGAGTAATATGCAAGCAGAAACCACCAACAGATGTTATTTCTACAGAAACCTAAATCCCGCTATCACCAATACAAAACAGCCTAACATCTGCTTTTGAATTACACAATGACCGAATTTTTCCATCCTTGCAAAAATATTCCCAGCAGCACTCAGTCTCGAGTCAAGAAGAAAACATTTTAAGATTTACATTCTGCAGTGAGTTAGTGTCTGATACGATAACAGAATGGTCGTATTTTTGCCAGCAAGGGGTGAAAACATGCAATAAAACgtgtaatgttttgtttgtgtgttcttgTCTGTGACAAATTTATTCCCACGTTTGCGCATTGTCGCTAGGAATCAGTGAAGAGAGTGGCTACGAAAACAACATGGTTaatttttgtgttattttgtttCTCATAAACAAGAGCAGAGAAGGGCCAGAACTGACATTCTCTTGTTTGTTGGAGCAGGTTTATCGCCCTTTGTTTGTTCAGCCATTGCGCTTATCGCCAACGGACCCCCCGGcaagaagaacacacacacaaacactctttcaTGGAGAATATATATTGATCTAAGCAATTTGCTCCATTTCTCTTAACTTCAATGTAAACGCTCAGGTTTTACTTTACTCTACAAGAGGATTTCATTCAATATCTCAACACTGGCGTAAAAAAACAGCAGTCTCTCTACAAGAACATTGTATTCAATATCTCAAAAGTGGAGTTAAAAAATTCAATACAGTGCACTGAGACATTGTGTTCAGCCTGACAGATAACGGTTCTATTGCAAGTTTACAGATGAGCAGCCATGTGTggcttccatttttgttttgtaagaCACTTGAGTTCGGAAAGCTTTAGACAACAAACTCCCAAAGGGTGATCAAAAAGGGAGAGAATACGACGGAGAAAGAAGAGGGTTGTAAGACATATTGATTTTAGACGAGCAAAAATGAAATGACGATTCACGTGGATACCAGTTTAGCATGAGAATTGCTGTGATCCTTCGTAAAACGTGTCTGTTGGACGTTAGCTATGAAGACAGATTACTGCTAAAGACACAACGTTTCCAACAAATGTCAAGGAGGATAAAAGGTCAGCTAACCAAAcatatttcagaaaaaaatatataaacacTACAAACGCAATACTAAATACGATAAGGTCACAaacaaaattgtttaaaatattaATTCCtagaacaaaaaaataaaagaaaaaaaacgtttgTGTATTTTACTTGTACTCAACTCACAAACGAAATAATACAAGAGTGAGCAAAATAAACCacagcacaaaaacatcaataAATGCACAAATtagaaataaaatacaaaagaaagaaagacaaagcaaaacaaaagaatatgataaaaggttaaaaaaaaatgtagagGAAAGTTTGTCGATAAGAAACAAGTCAAAGGAAAGGAGACGAAATTgataagaaaaaaaagcaaaagagcagacaaacaacagaaacaaaatgaatcaaaaaaaaataattaaaaaaagctAACGACCCAATGTAACAAAACACGCGAACAGTGCAAGTGTCACATCTTTCTCTCCTCTGTAGACTTCACCAGTCTTTGCATCACAGCACAGCTTTCTGCAGTAGCATCTGTCTCTTTATTTATTACTTCTTTTCCCCACCAAACCACTGGCAAGCTCGTCGAACGGTCGTTTTCCAACGATACCGCTTGCCAACTCGTCAAAAGGACGTTTTCCCACAAGACCGCTGGCAAGTTCGTCGAACGGTCGCTTTCCGACAAGACCACTGGCAAGTTCGTCGAACGGTCGTTTTCCAACGATACCGCTTGCCAGCTCGTCAAAAGGACGTTTGCCAACCAGCCCACTGGCAAGTTCGTCGAATGGTCGTTTTCCCACCAGACCACTTGCCAACTCGTCAAAAGGGCGCTTTCCAACGAGACCACTGGCAAGTTCGTCGAACGGTCGTTTGCCAACCAGCCCACTGGCAAGTTCGTCGAATGGTCGTTTTCCCACCAGACCACTTGCCAACTCGTCAAAAGGGCGCTTTCCAACCAGCCCACTGGCAAGTTCGTCGAACGGTCGTTTTCCAACCAGACCGCTTGCCAACTCGTCAAAGGGACGCTTTCCAACGAGACCGCTTGCAAGTTCGTCGAAAGCTCGTTTTCCCACTAGCCCACTGGCAAGTTCGTCGAACGGCCGTTTGCCAACCAGACCACTTGCCAACTCGTCGAATGGTCGTTTTCCCACCAGACCACTTGCCAACTCGTCAAAAGGACGCTTTCCAACCAGACCGCTGGCCAGTTCATCGAATGGTCGTTTGCCAACCAGACCGCTGGCCAGTTCGTCGAATGGTCGTTTGCCAACCAAGCCGATTTCTCCAAATGGCGCTCTCTTCCCCACGAGTCCGCTGGCTAGTTCATCAAAAGGACGCTTGCTGGCGAACCGGTAGTACCTCAGTCGCCTGTTAAATCCGTCTCTCTTGCCTACCAGCCCACTGGCGAGTTCATCAAAGGCCCGTCTGTGGCGATTATCCTTCTGGGGGGAACTTGCCTTGTTGTCGCTGTTGGTTGTTTCAGCTGCTCTGGAGACGCTGCAAAAAGAGACAAGCAGTGACTTTGAGAGTATTCTGTGGGTGTGGTAGTGATGGTCAGGTTCGGTGCTGGTGgtgtttgtggtggtggtggctctgtctgcctgtctatctgtctgtctgtctgtctgcctgtcttttcGTCAATCtctctcgaacacacacacacacacacacacacacacacacacacacacacacacacacacacacacacacacacacacacacacacacatgtacacacacacacatacacacacccacccacccacccaccccatgcccacacacacacacacacacacacacccacccccatccccccccacacacacacgcagacaaggCCAAACTGACTGACAGACGAGCTCGAATATCCTACGCGTGCACGTACACGTGTCTTCATACccacatttcacacacacacacacacacacacacactaacacactaacacacacacttacacacactaacacacactaacacgcccGAAACTCTTCACAAAATCCAATTTTACCGAGACACAACAGACTGTTACTCATTCTGACAGACTACTAAAACATGATCCATAATAAGCTTGTTGGCAACTAACCTGAGAGAAGTGTAGACTGCCAAGAGGGCCAGGAGGAGGAATTGTGTGTAGTAAAccatcttgttcttgttctttggACTCTTTCAGACGCTTGTTCCCGAGCCAATAATCTGAAAGCAGATAAGGCCATGATCAGCAAATATGCCGTGGAATCAGAACTGTCACAGAAAAATCGCAAGCAAACACAGTTCTTGACACAGTGAAATTAGACAGACAAGCATGGGCATAGCAGACACACAgaatgacacacagacacagacactcacacaaacacacatattcTGAGTGTCTGTGAATCTGTTTGTGCGAGTGCGCGCTCGCACCTGCGACCGATAGAGaggtaagagaaagagagagagagaggaagaaagagagatcaaatcaaatcaaattaaatcaaattttattttattttacgagggttgtggcataagcaatataaacgagcttcttttcaaccagccctcgcccagagagggactactctaatcttatATATATAATCAAACGTAAatcaattacaaaagataaacataacagtaaaaaataaaaaaataaaaaggcagtgagagagagagagagaaagagagcgagagagagacagagagagaaaaacagaaagagaaacagagacaggcaggcaaTGAGTATACGAGGCAATACAATTCTATGTTATATAAAGttttatatcgcgcgcgtatctccagactcggactcaaggcgcagggatctatttatgccgtgtgagatggaatgtttcacacaatacatcacgcattcacatcgaccagcagatcgcagccatttcggcgcatatcctatttttcacggcctattattccaagtcacacgggtattttggtggacatttttatctatgcctatacaattttgccaggaaagacccttttgtcaatcgtgggatctttaacgtgcacaccccaatgtagtgtacacgaagggacctcggattttcgtctcatccgaaagactagcacttgaacccaccacctaggttaggaaaggggggagaaaattgctaacgccctgacccagggtcgaactcgcaacctctcgctcccgagcgcaagtgcgttaccattcggccacccagtccataacTAAAGTGAACCGGAAAGCAATAAATGTTTTTTTACATCCAACCCCCGCACTAAAGAGGGACTACTCTACTCAGTATCAAGGAGGCGGGgcgggatggggggggggggggaggcttcGAAAGAGCACAGTTAACAGATTGTGACTTATTTTGAcacgagaaagagagacagtcagacagacaaagccATCATTTTTAACAGattgacagagacaaacagacaacgaGATAGAAATAGggagagaggagacagagagtggggagagagagagagagagagagagagagagagagagagagagagagagagagagagagagagagagagagagagagagagagagagagagagagagatttttacatttagtcaagtttcggTGAAGATAATTTGAAGCATCCGTTTTTGAAGTCCTTGCGGCATTACTTGCATTGATTAGTTCTCTATGACAGTTTAAACCACATCCGCTGCTACATGCGGACATGATCAATCCTTCTATCATTGTGCACGGCTATCAATTGTCTGGGAATTCGCCTTCAGCTGCAATTATCTGTTCATCGGTATTACGATGGGTTGGCTGGAGAATTATGTGTCGTTTTGTTTTCATTCGTACGCTTATCAGTTGTCAGAGGAAACGATTTAAGATGCAATCAGCTACAAGATTGGATATAACGATTGTGAAAAGATATGAGCTGTTTATAACCGCCTTTACTTTACTGTAATAGACCGAAATGTAACTAACTCGGCAAAAAAAACTATTGCATCCATTTTCGCACCCCAGCTTAAACATTCATGCCCATGTAAATTAATTTAAACTCTCTCTGCAATTAAAGGCCCTCCACTTGAccatctggcacacttttcggattacAGATCTCTTAAACAGgagtcacgtgaccgccgcccaaataagggtacccccaaaaccGACTTGACAAAATCGTatggtaccaattaaaaaatcaacgaaaattcagaataggcacaaCTTGACAACTTTTACAGACGAGGGAAAAGCCAACTCCATTATCTATGCaaaacaggttgttttgtttcgctATTTTGCGTTatttcttgtgttatgtcatttctactgaaacaggtgtcgatcgcatgagcggtcaaaaacgggagatTTTTGCGTCAATTGtaaggggtaccatgacaaaaagcactGTGTTTCAGCAATGAAACGGTGGATTGCTTTCAAACTGTCAGAAAATCATGCCTACACATAAGACATACTTCGGGTAAAATTTCATATCATGATAGAGATTACATTAATGATTAAACATTTATGACAAGGGTTTTTTTCCGAAAATGCAGTGCCACACAGCTTCGTGGAGCGAGCTTCTTGAAGgagacttcgcgaagttgacttcgtCCAATTAATATCGGGCTTTACGACGACAGAAAACGGTACCTAAGGGGACCTATGGACATACCCTTGTGAGTCAAGCAGAAGGCCGTCAACCTCAAACTACTCAGACACCTGTGGGAGTTTGCGTACCGTGGTGGTAATTGCAGGAGACAATAGCAGAGAAAGACGCTCATTGCCTAAGATCTGCTTTCTCGGCTCCGCCTGGCAAGTGGGGAACTAGATTCATTGCTTATTACCATTCCACGGGAGTCTAAAGTTGAACTGTGTttgtgagggagggggcggggtttgtgcatgtgtggtgtgtgtgtgtgtgtgtgtgtgtgtgtgtgtctgtgtgtgtgtgcgcttgtgtgcgtgcgtacgtgcgtacgtgcgtgtgttatTGGTTAaacgtgtttttacatttagtcaagttttgactaaatgttttaacatagagggggaatcgagacgagggtcgtggtgtatgtgtgtgtgcgtgtatgtgtgtgtgtgtgcgtgtgtgtgtgcgtgtgtgtctgtgtgtgtctgtgtgtctgagtgtgtctgtgtctgtgcgtgtgtgtgtgtagagcgattcagaccaaactactgggccgatctttatgaaattcgacatgagagttcctgggaatgatatccccggatgttgttttttttcacgATAAATActgttgatgacgtcatatccggctttttgtaaaagttgaggcggcactgtcacaccctcatttttcaatcaaattgattgaaatttttgtaaaacaatcttcgacgaaggccggacttcggtattgcatttcagcttggtggcttaaaaatgaattaatgactttggtacatggtcattaaaaatctgaaaattgtaataaattgttttttatataaaacgatccaaatttacgttcatcttattctacatcatttcctgattccaaaaacatataaatatgttatatttggattaaaaacaagctctaaaaattaaaaatataaaaat from Littorina saxatilis isolate snail1 linkage group LG13, US_GU_Lsax_2.0, whole genome shotgun sequence encodes:
- the LOC138945533 gene encoding uncharacterized protein — protein: MVYYTQFLLLALLAVYTSLSVSRAAETTNSDNKASSPQKDNRHRRAFDELASGLVGKRDGFNRRLRYYRFASKRPFDELASGLVGKRAPFGEIGLVGKRPFDELASGLVGKRPFDELASGLVGKRPFDELASGLVGKRPFDELASGLVGKRPFDELASGLVGKRAFDELASGLVGKRPFDELASGLVGKRPFDELASGLVGKRPFDELASGLVGKRPFDELASGLVGKRPFDELASGLVGKRPFDELASGLVGKRPFDELASGLVGKRPFDELASGIVGKRPFDELASGLVGKRPFDELASGLVGKRPFDELASGIVGKRPFDELASGLVGKRSNK